From one Nitrosococcus halophilus Nc 4 genomic stretch:
- a CDS encoding AbrB/MazE/SpoVT family DNA-binding domain-containing protein — MESRRLNTLQLMMHKVGPKRQITLPKDLCAKSGIQPGDRVEIFEYEGRITVIKKERGASLGLLKHLKGDTSVTNEGSLAWISPMLCSFINRALLLIRLGWH; from the coding sequence ATGGAAAGCAGGCGGTTGAATACTCTGCAATTAATGATGCACAAAGTGGGACCGAAGCGGCAAATCACCCTCCCCAAAGATCTGTGCGCCAAATCCGGTATCCAACCCGGTGATAGGGTGGAAATTTTCGAGTATGAAGGCCGAATTACCGTGATTAAAAAGGAGCGAGGTGCGAGCTTGGGGCTGTTAAAACATCTGAAAGGCGATACCTCGGTGACCAATGAGGGATCCCTAGCGTGGATTTCGCCGATGCTTTGCTCGTTCATAAATCGCGCGCTATTGCTGATCAGACTGGGCTGGCACTGA
- a CDS encoding type II toxin-antitoxin system death-on-curing family toxin, whose translation MAREVAWIALAVIEALHDRLLAEHGGAAGLRDGALLKSAMARPQHLATYDDPDLCALAAAYAAGIVRNHPFVDGNKRTAFMAAYVFLARNGLRLTAPEDKATYMMRALAAGDIDEATFAVWLRDNTLGVGP comes from the coding sequence ATGGCGAGAGAGGTGGCCTGGATAGCGCTTGCCGTCATTGAAGCGCTGCACGACCGCTTACTGGCCGAGCACGGCGGCGCCGCCGGACTTCGCGACGGGGCACTTCTGAAATCTGCCATGGCCCGGCCACAGCATTTAGCGACTTACGACGATCCGGATCTGTGCGCGCTGGCCGCTGCCTATGCGGCTGGAATCGTCCGGAACCATCCTTTTGTAGATGGCAATAAACGCACGGCCTTCATGGCGGCCTATGTCTTTCTGGCGCGCAACGGCCTCCGTCTCACGGCCCCGGAGGACAAAGCCACGTACATGATGAGGGCGCTTGCCGCGGGCGATATTGATGAAGCCACCTTCGCCGTTTGGCTGCGTGACAATACGCTAGGGGTAGGCCCATAA
- a CDS encoding AbrB/MazE/SpoVT family DNA-binding domain-containing protein, translated as MIEMKIRKIGNSLGAVFPREALDRLKLREGERVFLTETPDGYRITPYDPEFERQMQLAEEGMAAYRNTLRALAK; from the coding sequence ATGATCGAAATGAAGATCCGCAAGATCGGCAATTCCCTCGGTGCCGTATTCCCGCGCGAAGCGCTTGATCGCTTGAAACTACGGGAAGGAGAGCGCGTGTTCCTCACTGAAACTCCAGATGGCTACCGCATCACGCCTTATGATCCTGAGTTCGAGCGCCAGATGCAACTCGCTGAGGAAGGTATGGCGGCCTATCGCAATACCCTTCGCGCGCTTGCCAAGTAA
- the pgeF gene encoding peptidoglycan editing factor PgeF, which translates to MDEKHDTLPVITPQWPAPNNIRAYTTTRRGGVSSPPYHSLNLADHVGDRPEAIEENRIRLQQFLSLPSEPCWLTQVHGSEIVSASKGPGQRGDASIAYGPGPVCAILTADCLPLLLCDQEGTRVAAVHCGWRGLASGIIEATVSALKVPGKHLLAWLGPAIGSQAFEVGPEVREVFLDQDSRHASAFTAYRQGRWLADIYQLARLALAKQGVRWIYGGQYCTVADPDRFYSYRRDGETGRMATLIWLANSG; encoded by the coding sequence ATGGACGAAAAACACGACACCCTCCCGGTCATCACTCCCCAATGGCCTGCTCCGAACAATATCCGGGCCTATACCACCACCCGCAGGGGCGGAGTCAGTTCCCCCCCCTATCATTCCCTCAACCTTGCCGACCACGTGGGAGATAGACCGGAGGCTATAGAAGAGAACCGAATTCGCCTTCAGCAGTTCCTCTCTTTGCCCAGCGAACCATGTTGGTTAACACAAGTCCATGGCAGTGAAATCGTCTCTGCCAGTAAGGGTCCTGGACAACGGGGCGATGCTAGCATTGCTTATGGACCCGGTCCGGTGTGCGCCATACTCACCGCCGACTGCCTACCCTTGCTGCTCTGCGACCAAGAAGGAACAAGGGTAGCAGCTGTTCACTGTGGCTGGCGGGGTTTGGCCTCGGGCATCATTGAGGCCACGGTCAGCGCCTTGAAAGTTCCCGGAAAGCATTTGCTGGCTTGGCTGGGCCCGGCCATTGGTTCCCAAGCTTTCGAGGTCGGCCCCGAAGTAAGAGAGGTTTTTTTAGACCAAGACAGTCGCCATGCCTCGGCCTTCACTGCTTACCGCCAAGGGCGCTGGCTAGCAGACATTTACCAACTGGCGCGCCTAGCGCTTGCAAAGCAAGGGGTCCGATGGATTTATGGTGGTCAATACTGCACCGTTGCCGACCCCGATCGTTTCTATTCTTATCGACGGGATGGGGAAACGGGGCGTATGGCAACGCTCATTTGGCTGGCAAACTCTGGTTAG
- a CDS encoding glycosyltransferase family 9 protein yields the protein MRKVLFITLSNIGDAVLTTPALETLHQCFPKASIDLMADQRSSLLFTHCPYRGRILHKHKKAGWRKLMGLIHQLRRTSYDLVVDLRTDGLAYLLRARKRLTKRGVRPVGPHAVEHHMAVVAPLHPPLAPIPPCRIWLQAEQMQFAKTQLSPLPGRRWLALGPGANWAPKIWPAPAFTALVNEVKHDFDGVVLVGGPQDRERSQAVGASLPLPCVDLCGCTDLLQVAAILQQVSVFVGNDSGLGHLAAAVGTPTLTLFGPGQPERYHPWGNHSAYVLAPNRQLDQLSAATVAHRLRQLLDRAQ from the coding sequence ATGCGTAAAGTATTGTTCATTACTCTAAGCAACATTGGTGATGCGGTGCTCACCACCCCGGCCCTAGAGACCTTGCACCAATGCTTTCCCAAAGCCTCTATTGACTTGATGGCGGACCAGCGCTCGAGCCTGCTCTTTACCCATTGCCCTTATCGGGGCCGCATTTTACACAAACACAAGAAGGCTGGCTGGCGAAAACTGATGGGTCTGATTCATCAGTTACGCCGCACGTCTTACGATTTGGTGGTCGACCTTCGCACCGATGGCCTCGCCTACCTCTTAAGGGCCCGAAAACGGCTGACTAAACGAGGGGTCAGACCTGTCGGTCCCCATGCCGTGGAGCACCATATGGCCGTGGTGGCCCCCCTGCACCCCCCCCTTGCCCCCATCCCTCCTTGCCGGATTTGGTTACAGGCAGAGCAGATGCAATTTGCTAAAACGCAACTCTCTCCTTTGCCGGGACGCCGTTGGCTTGCTTTGGGACCGGGGGCCAATTGGGCTCCTAAAATCTGGCCTGCTCCTGCATTTACCGCCCTGGTCAATGAGGTCAAGCATGACTTCGATGGGGTGGTCCTCGTCGGTGGTCCTCAGGATCGGGAACGAAGCCAGGCGGTTGGCGCAAGCCTGCCCTTACCCTGTGTGGATCTGTGTGGATGCACTGATTTATTACAAGTGGCTGCGATACTCCAACAGGTCAGTGTCTTTGTGGGCAATGACTCTGGCCTGGGGCACCTGGCGGCGGCGGTGGGCACCCCCACCTTAACCCTATTTGGCCCCGGTCAGCCGGAGCGTTATCATCCCTGGGGAAATCATAGCGCCTATGTGTTGGCGCCCAATCGCCAGCTCGACCAACTCTCAGCGGCTACTGTGGCTCACCGCCTCCGTCAACTGCTGGATAGGGCGCAATGA
- a CDS encoding glycosyltransferase encodes MIRSLHLIGSRQSGGAERFYCRLVNALHETTGNILATLPPQSTLREALSPPVPQKPIPMRNIWDPWARWQIRQLIRHYRPDIVQTYMGRATRLTRIPGKHGPVHIARLGDYYNLKGYRHAHAWVGNTRGICEYLVQQGLPAARIFYIGNFVDSPLPAKPERFHQLKAQLAIPEDAWVLLAVGRLHPVKGFEDLLAAFARLPIHISERPVHLLIAGDGPLRKELQAEATRLGLEGRIHWCGWQQDPSLFYQLANIFICPSRHEPLGNVILEAWAHGKPVIATETQGAKELITPTENGWLTPNADPKTLTQAIAVLLADETLQTQLGKNGLATLQRHYSQETIVSAYLKLYRHLLES; translated from the coding sequence ATGATTCGTTCCCTCCATCTTATCGGAAGCCGGCAATCAGGTGGCGCAGAGCGCTTCTACTGTCGCCTAGTCAACGCCTTGCATGAAACTACAGGAAACATCCTGGCGACCTTGCCACCTCAAAGCACACTAAGAGAGGCCCTCAGTCCCCCAGTCCCCCAAAAACCGATCCCCATGAGAAATATCTGGGACCCTTGGGCCCGCTGGCAAATTAGGCAACTGATCCGGCATTATCGGCCTGACATCGTGCAAACCTATATGGGCCGAGCCACACGCTTGACTCGCATTCCAGGCAAACACGGGCCAGTCCATATTGCTCGCCTGGGGGACTATTACAACCTCAAAGGCTATCGCCATGCCCACGCTTGGGTTGGCAACACCCGTGGGATCTGTGAGTACTTAGTGCAACAGGGGCTACCTGCGGCGCGGATATTCTATATTGGTAACTTTGTCGACTCCCCCCTCCCAGCAAAGCCAGAGCGATTTCACCAGCTCAAAGCGCAGCTCGCCATTCCAGAGGATGCCTGGGTGCTCCTTGCTGTCGGCCGGCTTCATCCTGTTAAAGGTTTCGAAGATCTCCTAGCCGCCTTCGCCCGCCTGCCAATACACATTTCAGAACGGCCAGTGCACTTACTCATTGCTGGCGATGGTCCCCTCAGGAAGGAACTCCAGGCGGAAGCTACTAGGCTGGGTCTGGAGGGACGAATACATTGGTGTGGCTGGCAACAGGATCCCAGCCTTTTCTATCAGCTGGCTAATATCTTCATCTGCCCTTCACGGCATGAGCCGTTAGGGAATGTAATCTTGGAAGCTTGGGCCCATGGTAAACCGGTTATTGCTACCGAGACCCAGGGAGCCAAGGAGCTCATCACGCCAACCGAAAATGGATGGCTCACTCCCAACGCCGATCCCAAAACCCTGACCCAAGCGATTGCCGTCCTCCTCGCTGACGAGACCTTGCAGACCCAGTTAGGAAAAAACGGCCTTGCTACCCTCCAGCGTCATTATTCCCAGGAAACCATCGTTTCAGCCTACCTGAAGCTCTATCGCCATTTGCTGGAAAGCTGA
- a CDS encoding glycosyltransferase family 9 protein, producing the protein MQRVLIIKLGALGDIIIATPHIKQIVRSYPEAEIWLLTAPEFASLFEEHPNLGVKPFPRKGLQSLFAPLQWIRSQSFEVVFDLQGSDRSKMMTALSGATRRYGLGPGFPYTHCPPNKGIVNGEVHSFSRLNRLLETAGLAAVQAGAYLEASEEQRLKVRDWLGKQGLLDREIVLIHAGSSTRWESKRWVTAHFVTLATVLEQQGITVVWVGGSEDVQLNQVLSQTAGIDASGAFSLLELTELARHARFAVTTDSAPMHAIAAADIPVYALFGPTDWRRSHALGQKQRVLTHSVACSPCYLPECPPQNAHRCLAQLQPGEVLARLQQDGMLG; encoded by the coding sequence ATGCAGCGTGTCCTGATTATCAAATTAGGGGCTTTAGGAGATATCATCATTGCAACCCCCCATATTAAGCAAATCGTCCGAAGTTATCCTGAGGCCGAGATTTGGCTGCTCACTGCGCCGGAGTTTGCGTCCCTGTTCGAAGAGCATCCCAATTTGGGGGTAAAGCCCTTTCCGAGGAAAGGGCTCCAGTCCCTATTTGCCCCCCTACAATGGATACGAAGTCAGAGTTTTGAGGTGGTCTTTGATTTGCAAGGGAGCGATCGCAGCAAAATGATGACCGCCCTCTCCGGGGCCACTCGACGCTACGGCTTAGGACCGGGTTTTCCCTACACCCATTGTCCTCCCAATAAGGGAATCGTCAACGGCGAGGTCCATAGCTTTAGTCGTCTCAACAGGTTATTGGAAACGGCGGGTTTGGCAGCGGTGCAGGCCGGCGCTTATCTTGAGGCCAGTGAAGAACAACGTCTAAAAGTGAGGGATTGGTTAGGGAAGCAAGGTCTATTGGATCGGGAGATCGTATTGATCCATGCGGGTTCCAGCACCCGTTGGGAGAGCAAGCGATGGGTTACCGCCCATTTTGTTACCCTGGCAACGGTGCTGGAGCAGCAGGGGATCACGGTCGTTTGGGTGGGGGGATCGGAGGATGTTCAATTAAATCAGGTTCTTTCTCAAACCGCCGGGATTGATGCCAGCGGGGCCTTCTCCCTTTTGGAACTCACCGAGTTGGCCCGTCACGCCCGTTTTGCCGTGACCACAGACTCGGCCCCTATGCATGCTATTGCCGCTGCCGATATCCCCGTTTATGCTTTGTTTGGACCCACCGATTGGCGGCGCAGCCATGCCCTTGGCCAAAAACAGCGAGTGCTTACGCATTCGGTGGCTTGCAGTCCCTGCTATCTTCCTGAATGTCCCCCACAGAATGCTCACCGTTGTTTGGCGCAGTTGCAGCCAGGGGAAGTGCTGGCACGTTTGCAGCAGGATGGAATGCTAGGCTAA
- a CDS encoding O-antigen ligase family protein, with amino-acid sequence MVVLHRRLQSAFFSWGWLLPTVLPIAQVLGRAVFSILIVSYFLWGSISLYGRKKNVERPLLGLFVALLLAFLMSVPGAEDVARAWHKWLKFLVYSMSFVFTLVALQQGQDNFERLCRTLAGMGIGLIGVLYLHLAYVLWTSAEFTPAQQLKEDNLPFLLPFLLYGLQWVEGRKYRLFLGGALLLSVLFYVVLSEGRAALLALMVALVLYGVLVVGWRLRTLLLPGTVAAIALIGMVTVVHVEAPAKEKETWTDIVDRISSGRTALWRQAFVYPPESVVTGVGMGNARYAEEALTISEGQQVRHFHNLFVDAWYETGLLGLVAMTGWLVFILTRAWRDWRKSTAEDRRQIGLLLSASAAILTAAQLGPSYASSLVSVYLMVLLAGLTVFHGKIQQTFLEPASQ; translated from the coding sequence ATGGTGGTTCTGCATAGGCGGTTACAAAGCGCCTTTTTTTCTTGGGGGTGGTTGTTGCCCACGGTGTTGCCTATCGCTCAGGTGCTAGGCCGGGCGGTGTTTAGTATTTTGATTGTGTCTTATTTTTTGTGGGGAAGCATCAGTCTGTATGGCCGGAAAAAAAACGTAGAACGTCCCCTCTTAGGGTTGTTTGTTGCCCTGCTGCTGGCCTTTCTCATGAGTGTTCCGGGAGCAGAGGATGTGGCAAGAGCGTGGCACAAATGGCTTAAATTTCTGGTCTATTCCATGAGTTTTGTGTTCACGCTGGTGGCCCTGCAACAAGGACAAGACAATTTCGAGCGTCTTTGTCGGACCCTTGCAGGGATGGGGATAGGGTTAATAGGGGTCCTTTACTTGCATTTGGCCTATGTATTGTGGACCAGCGCTGAATTTACCCCTGCCCAGCAACTCAAGGAAGACAATCTGCCCTTTCTGTTGCCCTTTCTCCTTTATGGGCTGCAGTGGGTAGAGGGCAGGAAATACCGCCTTTTCCTAGGAGGCGCTTTATTGCTGAGTGTATTATTTTATGTCGTGCTTTCCGAGGGCAGGGCGGCCTTACTGGCGTTGATGGTCGCCTTGGTGCTCTACGGAGTGCTGGTGGTGGGATGGCGTCTGAGAACCTTGTTATTGCCGGGAACGGTGGCGGCCATAGCCTTAATCGGGATGGTGACCGTCGTCCATGTGGAAGCCCCTGCGAAGGAGAAGGAAACTTGGACTGACATTGTGGACCGGATCAGTAGCGGGCGGACGGCTCTCTGGCGCCAGGCTTTTGTGTACCCGCCTGAATCGGTGGTGACCGGGGTCGGAATGGGCAATGCCCGTTATGCAGAAGAAGCTTTAACCATCAGCGAGGGCCAGCAGGTCCGCCATTTCCATAATTTATTTGTGGATGCCTGGTATGAAACCGGGTTGCTTGGTCTTGTCGCCATGACGGGATGGCTGGTGTTTATCTTGACCAGGGCATGGCGCGATTGGCGAAAATCAACCGCCGAGGATCGGCGACAGATCGGCCTTCTGCTCTCTGCCAGTGCGGCCATTCTGACTGCCGCCCAGCTAGGGCCATCCTATGCCTCCAGCTTAGTCAGTGTCTATTTGATGGTGCTCCTTGCTGGGTTGACGGTTTTCCATGGGAAAATACAGCAAACGTTTCTTGAGCCAGCAAGCCAATAA
- a CDS encoding glycosyltransferase family 9 protein, translated as MGARSLSSKGILIIQPLPGIGDMIWHLPILHAIAAASPEGAVTVLTKPRSQADRLLKADPSIQQVLWLERNPGRHDGLLGIGRLAKLLRQQYFRQVWILHGSPRYALACWLAGIPERIGYGRGLQRCFLNHPVKLPPDQTRGHPIALANRLLERSHIPPVEEEPQLVIDPIARQTVVDRYQGFPQPWIAFGIGSSEPYKQWGEANFIQLLEHLGQSLGSVFVVGGVGEQAMGQRISAQVRRWGVSTGEALALPLEETAALLAMCTVYVGNDTGVLNMAAAAGAPAWGLFGASPPLHHSRHIRCLVPPSGGTGMEAITPAYVAAELRNSGVLDGGSA; from the coding sequence ATGGGTGCGCGTTCCCTCTCCTCTAAGGGCATTTTAATTATTCAGCCTCTGCCGGGCATTGGGGATATGATTTGGCACCTGCCAATTCTTCATGCCATTGCTGCGGCCTCGCCGGAGGGGGCGGTCACGGTGTTGACCAAACCCCGCAGCCAGGCGGATCGTTTGCTGAAGGCGGACCCTTCCATCCAGCAGGTGCTCTGGTTGGAGCGTAATCCAGGCCGACACGACGGCTTGCTGGGTATAGGACGGTTAGCGAAGCTTTTACGGCAGCAGTATTTTCGTCAAGTCTGGATATTGCATGGGAGTCCACGCTATGCCCTCGCCTGCTGGTTAGCGGGTATCCCCGAGCGGATTGGCTATGGGCGAGGACTGCAACGGTGCTTTCTCAATCATCCGGTGAAGTTACCGCCTGACCAAACCCGTGGTCACCCCATAGCGCTAGCGAATCGCTTGTTAGAGCGAAGCCATATTCCTCCTGTAGAAGAGGAACCGCAATTAGTCATTGATCCTATCGCTCGACAAACTGTGGTTGACCGCTATCAAGGGTTTCCCCAGCCCTGGATTGCTTTCGGCATTGGCAGCAGTGAGCCCTACAAACAGTGGGGCGAAGCCAATTTCATCCAATTGCTGGAGCATCTAGGTCAGTCTTTGGGGTCTGTCTTCGTGGTAGGTGGGGTAGGGGAGCAGGCCATGGGGCAGCGGATTAGCGCCCAGGTGAGACGGTGGGGAGTCTCGACGGGAGAGGCGCTCGCTTTGCCCTTGGAGGAGACGGCGGCCCTGCTGGCAATGTGCACCGTTTATGTGGGCAATGATACCGGGGTATTGAATATGGCGGCCGCAGCAGGAGCGCCTGCTTGGGGGTTGTTTGGGGCTTCACCGCCGCTACATCATTCCCGGCATATCCGTTGCCTCGTCCCTCCATCGGGCGGTACCGGTATGGAGGCCATTACCCCCGCCTATGTGGCGGCTGAATTGCGTAATAGCGGAGTATTGGATGGTGGTTCTGCATAG
- a CDS encoding glycosyltransferase family 4 protein: MVQRPLTVLQVLPALESGGVEQGTLEVAAELARRGHRSMVISAGGRLVEALREGGSEHYTWPIGAKSPWTLGLVPRLRRFLSQQQVDILHAHSRVPAWVAWLAWRSMAGPQQPRFVTTVHGLYSVNRYSRIMTWGEKVIAVSESARHYVLENYPEVALDRVEVIPWGVDPEIYPYGYQPDREWLARWEAAYPQLRGKKILTLPGRLTRLKGHQDFIELLGQLRQGKYPVHGLIVGGEDPRRRRYAEEIRQQIIHKGLQEMVTLTGHRSDLREIYALSDVVMSLSRKPESFGRTVLEALSLGVPVVGYDHGGVGEILGDLFPEGRVSLANSKGLYERVTQFIKAPPVVPKQQLYTLQSMLEQTLQCYGTLWGTVP; encoded by the coding sequence ATGGTTCAGCGGCCACTGACCGTGCTACAGGTTCTGCCGGCCTTAGAGTCGGGGGGAGTGGAACAGGGAACCCTAGAGGTGGCGGCGGAATTAGCCCGGCGGGGGCATCGTTCTATGGTCATCTCGGCAGGCGGGCGTCTTGTCGAAGCCCTTAGGGAAGGGGGGAGCGAGCACTACACTTGGCCTATCGGCGCTAAATCCCCCTGGACTTTAGGCTTAGTCCCCCGGCTGCGGCGTTTCCTCTCCCAGCAGCAAGTGGATATCCTCCACGCCCACTCCCGAGTACCCGCTTGGGTAGCCTGGTTGGCTTGGCGGAGCATGGCAGGGCCACAGCAGCCCCGTTTTGTCACCACTGTGCATGGTCTTTATTCGGTGAATCGTTACAGCCGCATCATGACTTGGGGGGAAAAGGTCATTGCCGTGTCCGAGAGCGCGCGCCATTATGTACTCGAAAATTATCCTGAGGTGGCATTAGATCGGGTGGAAGTGATCCCCTGGGGTGTCGATCCTGAAATTTATCCCTATGGATATCAGCCGGATAGGGAATGGTTAGCCCGCTGGGAGGCCGCTTATCCTCAGCTTCGAGGAAAGAAAATTCTCACCTTGCCAGGTCGTTTGACCCGGCTTAAGGGGCACCAAGATTTTATCGAACTCCTGGGGCAACTGCGGCAGGGGAAGTACCCGGTGCATGGCTTAATTGTCGGTGGCGAGGACCCTCGCCGGCGACGCTATGCGGAGGAAATCAGGCAGCAGATTATCCATAAGGGGTTGCAGGAAATGGTGACTCTAACCGGGCACCGCAGTGATTTACGGGAAATCTATGCCCTCTCCGATGTGGTGATGTCACTGTCTAGAAAACCAGAATCCTTTGGCCGCACGGTGCTTGAAGCCCTGAGTTTGGGCGTGCCCGTAGTGGGTTATGATCACGGGGGCGTGGGGGAAATTCTCGGGGATCTATTCCCGGAAGGGCGGGTTTCTTTGGCAAATTCAAAGGGCTTATATGAGCGTGTCACCCAGTTTATCAAGGCGCCGCCAGTAGTACCGAAACAGCAGCTCTACACTTTGCAGTCCATGCTAGAGCAAACCTTGCAGTGTTATGGCACCCTCTGGGGGACTGTGCCCTGA
- a CDS encoding mitochondrial fission ELM1 family protein: protein MSRNSPQSSAPPVIAWYLTDGKPGHENQSIGLLEALARQVPVQAHRIRVSSGLRALGWWGLGVFLSAKELPAPHMIVGAGHGTHIPLLAARRARGGRAVVLMRPSLPLSWYDLCLVPEHDGIAAAANIVLTRGVLNPVVSGGVHDPARGLILLGGPSRHYNWDPQNILWQVQSLVKQEQECQWVLSTSRRTPSPMLAALQGLKFPNLKVFACQITSPGWVAEQLALAGRVWVSEDSVSMVYEALTSGAAVGVLNVPCKAWGRVVRGLDGLAEKRVVTTFTAWCQGQKLIPPRQQFNEADRCARILVERWFSGH from the coding sequence GTGAGTAGGAATAGCCCCCAGAGTTCAGCGCCGCCTGTGATTGCCTGGTATCTGACGGATGGTAAACCCGGACATGAGAACCAAAGTATCGGGTTGTTGGAAGCGCTGGCTCGCCAAGTGCCTGTGCAGGCCCACCGAATACGGGTATCTTCTGGGCTACGTGCCCTTGGGTGGTGGGGGTTGGGGGTTTTCCTCAGTGCCAAGGAGCTCCCCGCTCCCCATATGATCGTCGGTGCAGGTCATGGAACCCATATTCCGCTGCTGGCTGCGCGCCGCGCCCGTGGAGGGCGGGCGGTAGTCTTGATGCGGCCTAGTCTGCCACTCTCTTGGTATGATCTATGTTTGGTCCCGGAGCATGATGGGATAGCTGCCGCCGCCAATATTGTGCTCACCCGGGGGGTGCTCAATCCGGTTGTTTCGGGAGGAGTCCATGACCCAGCTCGGGGATTGATCCTCTTGGGAGGACCGTCGCGACATTATAATTGGGACCCCCAAAACATTTTATGGCAAGTACAAAGTCTGGTGAAACAGGAGCAGGAATGTCAGTGGGTGCTGAGCACCTCACGGCGGACGCCGTCACCTATGCTGGCTGCCCTTCAAGGTCTGAAATTTCCGAATTTGAAGGTGTTTGCCTGCCAAATAACCTCTCCTGGCTGGGTCGCGGAGCAGTTGGCCCTTGCCGGGCGGGTATGGGTGTCGGAAGACAGTGTTTCCATGGTTTATGAAGCCCTTACCTCCGGGGCGGCAGTAGGGGTCCTCAATGTCCCTTGTAAAGCTTGGGGTCGGGTGGTGCGGGGGTTGGATGGTCTCGCGGAGAAAAGAGTGGTCACCACCTTTACTGCCTGGTGCCAGGGGCAGAAGCTTATTCCACCTCGGCAGCAATTTAATGAAGCCGACCGTTGTGCTCGCATTCTGGTGGAACGATGGTTCAGCGGCCACTGA
- the speE gene encoding polyamine aminopropyltransferase: MQLDPKTWFTEVCQEGGLAFSLAIKEKLHEETTPYQHIEIYQTEAFGRLMVIDGFIMLSERDNFFYHEMMAHSALFTHPHPRRVLIIGGGDCGTLREVLKHDRVKEVRQVEIDERVTRLAEKYFPELCESNDDPRAHFHFGDGLRFVAEAPANSVDVIIIDSTDPIGPAEGLFQAPFYSDCRRLLGDKGVLVHQSESPLIHLDLLNKMRAEMKKGGFPQVRTLTYPQCVYPSGWWSATLAGDSLSSFREQEAAAKTFSTRYYNVDIHRASLAVPEFLR; encoded by the coding sequence ATGCAGCTGGATCCGAAAACATGGTTTACCGAGGTTTGCCAGGAGGGCGGTCTAGCCTTTTCCCTTGCCATCAAGGAGAAACTTCATGAAGAGACGACTCCCTATCAGCATATTGAGATTTATCAGACCGAGGCTTTCGGCAGGCTCATGGTCATCGACGGCTTCATTATGCTCTCGGAGCGGGATAATTTTTTCTATCATGAGATGATGGCCCATTCAGCCCTGTTTACCCACCCTCATCCCCGGAGAGTACTGATTATCGGGGGAGGTGATTGTGGAACTTTGCGAGAAGTGCTCAAGCATGACAGGGTTAAGGAAGTCCGGCAGGTGGAGATTGATGAGCGGGTGACCCGCTTGGCGGAAAAATATTTTCCAGAGCTGTGTGAAAGTAACGATGACCCGCGGGCTCACTTCCACTTCGGTGATGGGCTTCGCTTTGTGGCCGAAGCGCCGGCAAATAGTGTGGATGTCATTATCATTGATAGCACCGATCCGATTGGCCCTGCAGAGGGGCTTTTTCAAGCTCCCTTTTATTCTGATTGTCGGCGACTATTGGGGGACAAGGGCGTTCTCGTTCACCAAAGTGAATCTCCCCTGATTCATTTGGACCTCCTCAATAAGATGCGGGCCGAGATGAAAAAGGGAGGGTTTCCCCAGGTGCGGACCTTGACTTACCCCCAGTGCGTTTATCCTTCGGGTTGGTGGAGTGCCACTTTGGCGGGGGACTCCTTATCCTCGTTTCGAGAGCAGGAGGCAGCGGCTAAAACCTTCTCGACCCGCTATTACAATGTGGATATTCACCGGGCTTCCTTGGCGGTTCCAGAATTTTTGCGCTAA